One segment of Antennarius striatus isolate MH-2024 chromosome 5, ASM4005453v1, whole genome shotgun sequence DNA contains the following:
- the LOC137595725 gene encoding probable nuclear hormone receptor HR38 isoform X1 — protein MNQQLLLSSLLEMPCVQTQYASLPHDTNFNSEFLNSDFSAKLMMDISGQTDQLSTSSLPSINTLVGNGYMGEFDAYSCKITTSPPASTVSFSHATVAENSCPQIQSQTFKLDDLQVYGCYPGSFAFSCLDETLSSCDSDYYSSPVYTTASPPTPGLQTPSASVWDSPFSPYASTTPSSVADKACMAQQLPFFTFSPIPEQHSPLGQHQDVHPGHEDPFFLSAQQHVSPLHCSPISLEQGPLGSQRIVEGAVTSPKIHNPGSSESRCGVCGDNASCQHYGVRTCEGCKGFFKRTVQKNAKYVCLANKDCPVDKRRRNRCQFCRFQKCLAVGMVKEVVRTDSLKGRRGRLPSKPKTQTEASSTTPSVNIVASLVRAHLDSNPTLAKLDYSKYQETGSLKEKEDAADIQQFYDLLTDSLDVIRKWAETIPGFMDFCTEDQELLLESSFVELFILRLAYRSNPGKNKLIFCNGIVLHRLQCVNSFGDWIDSIMDFSQSLHRMNLDISLFACLSALVIVTDRHGLKEPKRVEDFQNHLITCLREHVNGNGSEACRTQPNYLSRLLGKLPELRTLCTQGLQRIFYLKLEDLVPPPPIVEKIFMDTLPF, from the exons ATGAACCAG CAATTGTTGCTGTCTTCTCTTCTAGAGATGCCCTGTGTACAAACCCAGTATGCATCCCTGCCCCATGATACCAACTTCAACTCTGAGTTCTTGAATTCTGACTTCAGTGCCAAACTGATGATGGACATCAGTGGCCAAACGGACCAGCTGTCTACATCTTCGCTGCCCAGCATCAATACCTTGGTGGGAAATGGCTACATGGGGGAGTTTGATGCTTATTCCTGTAAGATTACCACCTCTCCTCCCGCCTCTACAGTTTCATTCAGCCATGCCACAGTAGCTGAGAACTCTTGCCCTCAGATTCAGAGCCAAACCTTCAAACTGGATGATCTCCAGGTATATGGCTGTTACCCAGGATCCTTTGCATTCAGCTGCCTTGATGAAACACTGTCATCATGTGATTCTGACTACTATAGCAGCCCAGTTTACACTACTGCCTCTCCTCCAACGCCAGGCTTGCAGACTCCATCTGCATCTGTTTGGGATTCCCCATTCAGCCCATATGCCTCTACCACCCCATCGTCTGTGGCCGATAAGGCCTGTATGGCCCAGCAGCTCCCCTTTTTCACCTTCAGCCCCATACCGGAGCAACACTCTCCCCTGGGACAACATCAGGATGTCCATCCGGGCCATGAGGATCcatttttcctttctgctcAGCAGCACGTCTCCCCACTTCATTGTTCCCCCATTTCCTTGGAGCAGGGACCTTTAGGAAGCCAAAGGATAGTGGAAGGGGCCGTAACATCCCCTAAAATCCACAACCCAGGATCCAGTGAGAGTCGCTGTGGAGTTTGTGGCGACAATGCATCCTGCCAGCACTATGGAGTTCGCACCTGTGAGGGATGTAAAGGCTTTTTCAAG CGAACtgtacaaaaaaatgcaaagtaTGTCTGCCTTGCCAATAAAGACTGCCCGGTGGATAAAAGGAGGAGAAACCGCTGCCAGTTCTGCCGTTTCCAGAAATGTCTTGCAGTGGGAATGGTCAAAGAAG TTGTTCGTACTGACAGCCTCAAAGGTCGACGGGGTCGTCTGCCCTCCAAACCCAAGACTCAGACAGAGGCTTCATCCACGACCCCCAGTGTCAACATTGTCGCTTCTCTAGTTAGGGCTCACTTAGACTCAAATCCAACCCTTGCAAAGCTGGACTACTCCAAG TATCAGGAGACGGGCAGCctgaaagaaaaggaggatgCTGCTGACATCCAGCAGTTTTATGACCTTCTAACTGATTCTTTGGATGTAATCAGAAAGTGGGCTGAGACCATCCCAGGATTCATGGATTTCTGCACAGAGGACCAAGAGCTCCTCCTTGAGTCTTCCTTTGTCGAGCTCTTCATTCTGAGACTAGCTTACAG ATCAAATCCTGGGAAGAACAAGCTGATCTTCTGTAATGGCATTGTTCTCCACCGGCTGCAGTGCGTTAACAGTTTTGGTGACTGGATTGACTCCATCATGGACTTCTCACAGAGCCTGCACCGCATGAACTTAGATATCTCCTTGTTTGCTTGTCTCTCGGCTTTAGTTATTGTCACTG ATCGCCATGGCCTTAAAGAGCCCAAACGGGTCGAGGACTTTCAGAATCATCTCATCACTTGTTTGAGAGAACATGTGAATGGAAATGGATCAGAAGCATGCCGGACTCAGCCCAACTATCTTTCTCGTCTTCTAGGCAAACTCCCTGAGCTGAGGACTCTATGCACACAGGGCTTACAGCGCATCTTCTACCTGAAGCTAGAGGACCTGGTCCCCCCTCCACCAATAGTGGAAAAAATCTTTATGGATACTCTGCCTTTctaa
- the LOC137595725 gene encoding probable nuclear hormone receptor HR38 isoform X2 yields MPCVQTQYASLPHDTNFNSEFLNSDFSAKLMMDISGQTDQLSTSSLPSINTLVGNGYMGEFDAYSCKITTSPPASTVSFSHATVAENSCPQIQSQTFKLDDLQVYGCYPGSFAFSCLDETLSSCDSDYYSSPVYTTASPPTPGLQTPSASVWDSPFSPYASTTPSSVADKACMAQQLPFFTFSPIPEQHSPLGQHQDVHPGHEDPFFLSAQQHVSPLHCSPISLEQGPLGSQRIVEGAVTSPKIHNPGSSESRCGVCGDNASCQHYGVRTCEGCKGFFKRTVQKNAKYVCLANKDCPVDKRRRNRCQFCRFQKCLAVGMVKEVVRTDSLKGRRGRLPSKPKTQTEASSTTPSVNIVASLVRAHLDSNPTLAKLDYSKYQETGSLKEKEDAADIQQFYDLLTDSLDVIRKWAETIPGFMDFCTEDQELLLESSFVELFILRLAYRSNPGKNKLIFCNGIVLHRLQCVNSFGDWIDSIMDFSQSLHRMNLDISLFACLSALVIVTDRHGLKEPKRVEDFQNHLITCLREHVNGNGSEACRTQPNYLSRLLGKLPELRTLCTQGLQRIFYLKLEDLVPPPPIVEKIFMDTLPF; encoded by the exons ATGCCCTGTGTACAAACCCAGTATGCATCCCTGCCCCATGATACCAACTTCAACTCTGAGTTCTTGAATTCTGACTTCAGTGCCAAACTGATGATGGACATCAGTGGCCAAACGGACCAGCTGTCTACATCTTCGCTGCCCAGCATCAATACCTTGGTGGGAAATGGCTACATGGGGGAGTTTGATGCTTATTCCTGTAAGATTACCACCTCTCCTCCCGCCTCTACAGTTTCATTCAGCCATGCCACAGTAGCTGAGAACTCTTGCCCTCAGATTCAGAGCCAAACCTTCAAACTGGATGATCTCCAGGTATATGGCTGTTACCCAGGATCCTTTGCATTCAGCTGCCTTGATGAAACACTGTCATCATGTGATTCTGACTACTATAGCAGCCCAGTTTACACTACTGCCTCTCCTCCAACGCCAGGCTTGCAGACTCCATCTGCATCTGTTTGGGATTCCCCATTCAGCCCATATGCCTCTACCACCCCATCGTCTGTGGCCGATAAGGCCTGTATGGCCCAGCAGCTCCCCTTTTTCACCTTCAGCCCCATACCGGAGCAACACTCTCCCCTGGGACAACATCAGGATGTCCATCCGGGCCATGAGGATCcatttttcctttctgctcAGCAGCACGTCTCCCCACTTCATTGTTCCCCCATTTCCTTGGAGCAGGGACCTTTAGGAAGCCAAAGGATAGTGGAAGGGGCCGTAACATCCCCTAAAATCCACAACCCAGGATCCAGTGAGAGTCGCTGTGGAGTTTGTGGCGACAATGCATCCTGCCAGCACTATGGAGTTCGCACCTGTGAGGGATGTAAAGGCTTTTTCAAG CGAACtgtacaaaaaaatgcaaagtaTGTCTGCCTTGCCAATAAAGACTGCCCGGTGGATAAAAGGAGGAGAAACCGCTGCCAGTTCTGCCGTTTCCAGAAATGTCTTGCAGTGGGAATGGTCAAAGAAG TTGTTCGTACTGACAGCCTCAAAGGTCGACGGGGTCGTCTGCCCTCCAAACCCAAGACTCAGACAGAGGCTTCATCCACGACCCCCAGTGTCAACATTGTCGCTTCTCTAGTTAGGGCTCACTTAGACTCAAATCCAACCCTTGCAAAGCTGGACTACTCCAAG TATCAGGAGACGGGCAGCctgaaagaaaaggaggatgCTGCTGACATCCAGCAGTTTTATGACCTTCTAACTGATTCTTTGGATGTAATCAGAAAGTGGGCTGAGACCATCCCAGGATTCATGGATTTCTGCACAGAGGACCAAGAGCTCCTCCTTGAGTCTTCCTTTGTCGAGCTCTTCATTCTGAGACTAGCTTACAG ATCAAATCCTGGGAAGAACAAGCTGATCTTCTGTAATGGCATTGTTCTCCACCGGCTGCAGTGCGTTAACAGTTTTGGTGACTGGATTGACTCCATCATGGACTTCTCACAGAGCCTGCACCGCATGAACTTAGATATCTCCTTGTTTGCTTGTCTCTCGGCTTTAGTTATTGTCACTG ATCGCCATGGCCTTAAAGAGCCCAAACGGGTCGAGGACTTTCAGAATCATCTCATCACTTGTTTGAGAGAACATGTGAATGGAAATGGATCAGAAGCATGCCGGACTCAGCCCAACTATCTTTCTCGTCTTCTAGGCAAACTCCCTGAGCTGAGGACTCTATGCACACAGGGCTTACAGCGCATCTTCTACCTGAAGCTAGAGGACCTGGTCCCCCCTCCACCAATAGTGGAAAAAATCTTTATGGATACTCTGCCTTTctaa
- the dgkab gene encoding diacylglycerol kinase, alpha b isoform X2, protein MASVEDTEGTLTPVDFIQLQQYMEYSSLSVKDVIKEFLPGGRLAQYNTGGSIDAVGLYLFLKAYLEVNDFPPDLCKRLFYYFQDQDAIAKSNLPKDGGVFLRDVSCYFSVLEEGQPREKLEFTFKLYDKDGNGLLDSSEVDRIIIQMMRAANYLGWDITELKPVLKDMMTAIDVDDSGTVTLDEWVKGGMNNVPLLVLLGLKVTERDGQHIWRMKHFNKPTYCGVCENMLLGLGKQGLCCTCCKYTVHNQCANKNPEPCAPTFVKSKHEIGVAAHDWIRTDCNSTKCQSCHKKVKHLSGRQCVWCQEMRHDECIYSGLTTCDCGLLKDHILPPWAIYAISRDEDTSLLNVTPDGHILQIVPVPGTHPLLVFVNPKSGGKQGEKVLRKFQYMLNPRQVYNLSTGGPAPGLHFFRNLQEYRILACGGDGTVGWLLDAIDRESLKVRPPIAILPLGTGNDLARCLRWGGGYEGADLKDILKDIEASELVQMDRWSIQVIPNDTQEAGDPVPYELINNYFSVGVNNKSPAHADRWGALDATSMHYPHNSQEPSEHVDGSTSKTNRLLSSEIDWLLCFLPAVVGPNTPSVFPQTNAG, encoded by the exons TATCTCTTTCTCAAGGCCTATCTAGAAGTGAATGACTTCCCTCCAGATTTATGCAAACGACTTTTTTACTATTTTCAAGATCAGGATGCGATCGCAAAGAGCAATTTGCCCAAAGACg gtGGTGTCTTTCTTCGTGATGTGTCTTGTTACTTTTCGGTGCTGGAGGAAGGACAGCCACGCGAGAAGCTTGAAT ttactTTCAAACTTTACGATAAAGATGGCAATGGACTCCTGGACAGCTCA GAGGTGGATCGCATCATCATCCAGATGATGAGAGCTGCTAATTACCTGGGATGGGACATTACTGAACTCAAACCA GTTCTCAAAGACATGATGACAGCAATCGATGTGGATGACAGTGGGACTGTCACTCTGGATGAGTGGGTGAAGGGAGGCATGAACAATGTGCCCTTACTTGTTCTACTTGGACTGAAG GTGACTGAAAGGGATGGGCAGCATATTTGGAGGATGAAGCATTTTAACAAGCCAACCTATTGTGGCGTGTGTGAGAACATGCTGCTTGGCCTGGGGAAGCAGGGACTCTGCTGCACCT gttGCAAGTATACTGTCCACAATCAGTGTGCCAACAagaaccctgaaccctgtgctCCTACCTTTGTGAAATCCAAACATGAGATAGGT GTAGCTGCTCATGATTGGATCAGAACTGACTGTAACTCCACCAAATGTCAGAGCTGCCACAAGAAGGTCAAACACTTATCTGGGAGGCAATGCGTGTGGTGCCAGGAGATG CGGCATGATGAGTGTATTTACTCTGGCTTAACAACATGTGATTGTGGGCTTCTGAAAGATCATATACTACCTCCATGGGCTATATATGCCATCTCAAGG GACGAGGACACCAGCTTGTTAAATGTCACTCCCGATGGTCACATCCTGCAG attGTTCCAGTGCCAGGCACCCACCCTTTGCTGGTGTTTGTCAACCCAAAAAGTGGAGGAAAGCAGGGTGAAAA AGTACTTAGGAAGTTTCAGTACATGCTTAACCCTCGTCAAGTCTACAACTTGTCCACTGGAGGTCCTGCACCAGG ACTGCACTTCTTCCGTAATCTGCAAGAATACAGAATCTTGGCATGTGGAGGAGACGGCACTGTTGGGTGGCTCCTGGATGCTATAG ACAGAGAAAGCCTGAAGGTGCGTCCTCCGATTGCTATCCTGCCCTTGGGCACTGGGAATGACCTGGCCCGTTGTCTGCGCTGGGGCGGAG GCTACGAGGGGGCAGACTTGAAAGACATCCTGAAGGACATTGAAGCAAGTGAGTTGGTTCAAATGGACCGCTGGAGCATCCAGGTGATTCCAAACGACACCCAAGAGGCAGGAGACCCTGTGCCCTATGAGCTCATTAACAACTACTTCTCTGTTGGGGTG AACAACAAAAGCCCTGCCCATGCAGATCGATGGGGAGCCCTGGATGCAACCTCCATGCACT ATCCACATAACTCACAAGAACCAAGCGAACATGTTGATGGCTCCACAAGCAAAACCAACCGGCTTCTTTCATCTGAAATAGATTGGCTGCTCTGCTTCCTTCCTGCTGTTGTGGGTCCTAACACACCATCTGTATTCCCTCAAACTAATGCTGGATGA
- the dgkab gene encoding diacylglycerol kinase, alpha b isoform X3: MASVEDTEGTLTPVDFIQLQQYMEYSSLSVKDVIKEFLPGGRLAQYNTGGSIDAVGLYLFLKAYLEVNDFPPDLCKRLFYYFQDQDAIAKSNLPKDGGVFLRDVSCYFSVLEEGQPREKLEFTFKLYDKDGNGLLDSSEVDRIIIQMMRAANYLGWDITELKPVLKDMMTAIDVDDSGTVTLDEWVKGGMNNVPLLVLLGLKVTERDGQHIWRMKHFNKPTYCGVCENMLLGLGKQGLCCTCCKYTVHNQCANKNPEPCAPTFVKSKHEIGVAAHDWIRTDCNSTKCQSCHKKVKHLSGRQCVWCQEMRHDECIYSGLTTCDCGLLKDHILPPWAIYAISRDEDTSLLNVTPDGHILQIVPVPGTHPLLVFVNPKSGGKQGEKVLRKFQYMLNPRQVYNLSTGGPAPGLHFFRNLQEYRILACGGDGTVGWLLDAIDRESLKVRPPIAILPLGTGNDLARCLRWGGGYEGADLKDILKDIEASELVQMDRWSIQVIPNDTQEAGDPVPYELINNYFSVGVDASIAHRFHSMREKYPQRFNSRTTKALPMQIDGEPWMQPPCTIHITHKNQANMLMAPQAKPTGFFHLK; this comes from the exons TATCTCTTTCTCAAGGCCTATCTAGAAGTGAATGACTTCCCTCCAGATTTATGCAAACGACTTTTTTACTATTTTCAAGATCAGGATGCGATCGCAAAGAGCAATTTGCCCAAAGACg gtGGTGTCTTTCTTCGTGATGTGTCTTGTTACTTTTCGGTGCTGGAGGAAGGACAGCCACGCGAGAAGCTTGAAT ttactTTCAAACTTTACGATAAAGATGGCAATGGACTCCTGGACAGCTCA GAGGTGGATCGCATCATCATCCAGATGATGAGAGCTGCTAATTACCTGGGATGGGACATTACTGAACTCAAACCA GTTCTCAAAGACATGATGACAGCAATCGATGTGGATGACAGTGGGACTGTCACTCTGGATGAGTGGGTGAAGGGAGGCATGAACAATGTGCCCTTACTTGTTCTACTTGGACTGAAG GTGACTGAAAGGGATGGGCAGCATATTTGGAGGATGAAGCATTTTAACAAGCCAACCTATTGTGGCGTGTGTGAGAACATGCTGCTTGGCCTGGGGAAGCAGGGACTCTGCTGCACCT gttGCAAGTATACTGTCCACAATCAGTGTGCCAACAagaaccctgaaccctgtgctCCTACCTTTGTGAAATCCAAACATGAGATAGGT GTAGCTGCTCATGATTGGATCAGAACTGACTGTAACTCCACCAAATGTCAGAGCTGCCACAAGAAGGTCAAACACTTATCTGGGAGGCAATGCGTGTGGTGCCAGGAGATG CGGCATGATGAGTGTATTTACTCTGGCTTAACAACATGTGATTGTGGGCTTCTGAAAGATCATATACTACCTCCATGGGCTATATATGCCATCTCAAGG GACGAGGACACCAGCTTGTTAAATGTCACTCCCGATGGTCACATCCTGCAG attGTTCCAGTGCCAGGCACCCACCCTTTGCTGGTGTTTGTCAACCCAAAAAGTGGAGGAAAGCAGGGTGAAAA AGTACTTAGGAAGTTTCAGTACATGCTTAACCCTCGTCAAGTCTACAACTTGTCCACTGGAGGTCCTGCACCAGG ACTGCACTTCTTCCGTAATCTGCAAGAATACAGAATCTTGGCATGTGGAGGAGACGGCACTGTTGGGTGGCTCCTGGATGCTATAG ACAGAGAAAGCCTGAAGGTGCGTCCTCCGATTGCTATCCTGCCCTTGGGCACTGGGAATGACCTGGCCCGTTGTCTGCGCTGGGGCGGAG GCTACGAGGGGGCAGACTTGAAAGACATCCTGAAGGACATTGAAGCAAGTGAGTTGGTTCAAATGGACCGCTGGAGCATCCAGGTGATTCCAAACGACACCCAAGAGGCAGGAGACCCTGTGCCCTATGAGCTCATTAACAACTACTTCTCTGTTGGGGTG GATGCCTCAATCGCTCATCGTTTCCATTCCATGAGAGAGAAATATCCCCAGAGGTTCAACAGCAG AACAACAAAAGCCCTGCCCATGCAGATCGATGGGGAGCCCTGGATGCAACCTCCATGCACT ATCCACATAACTCACAAGAACCAAGCGAACATGTTGATGGCTCCACAAGCAAAACCAACCGGCTTCTTTCATCTGAAATAG
- the dgkab gene encoding diacylglycerol kinase, alpha b isoform X1 produces the protein MASVEDTEGTLTPVDFIQLQQYMEYSSLSVKDVIKEFLPGGRLAQYNTGGSIDAVGLYLFLKAYLEVNDFPPDLCKRLFYYFQDQDAIAKSNLPKDGGVFLRDVSCYFSVLEEGQPREKLEFTFKLYDKDGNGLLDSSEVDRIIIQMMRAANYLGWDITELKPVLKDMMTAIDVDDSGTVTLDEWVKGGMNNVPLLVLLGLKVTERDGQHIWRMKHFNKPTYCGVCENMLLGLGKQGLCCTCCKYTVHNQCANKNPEPCAPTFVKSKHEIGVAAHDWIRTDCNSTKCQSCHKKVKHLSGRQCVWCQEMRHDECIYSGLTTCDCGLLKDHILPPWAIYAISRDEDTSLLNVTPDGHILQIVPVPGTHPLLVFVNPKSGGKQGEKVLRKFQYMLNPRQVYNLSTGGPAPGLHFFRNLQEYRILACGGDGTVGWLLDAIDRESLKVRPPIAILPLGTGNDLARCLRWGGGYEGADLKDILKDIEASELVQMDRWSIQVIPNDTQEAGDPVPYELINNYFSVGVDASIAHRFHSMREKYPQRFNSRMKNKLWYFEFATSETLSSSCKRLEDCLKIECCGKPLDLSMSLEGIAVLNIPSMHGGSNLWGESKKPDSVPQLDQSAIITDPELLKSISQDISDKRLEVVGLEGAIEMGQIYTGLKSAGHRLAQTPQITIRTTKALPMQIDGEPWMQPPCTIHITHKNQANMLMAPQAKPTGFFHLK, from the exons TATCTCTTTCTCAAGGCCTATCTAGAAGTGAATGACTTCCCTCCAGATTTATGCAAACGACTTTTTTACTATTTTCAAGATCAGGATGCGATCGCAAAGAGCAATTTGCCCAAAGACg gtGGTGTCTTTCTTCGTGATGTGTCTTGTTACTTTTCGGTGCTGGAGGAAGGACAGCCACGCGAGAAGCTTGAAT ttactTTCAAACTTTACGATAAAGATGGCAATGGACTCCTGGACAGCTCA GAGGTGGATCGCATCATCATCCAGATGATGAGAGCTGCTAATTACCTGGGATGGGACATTACTGAACTCAAACCA GTTCTCAAAGACATGATGACAGCAATCGATGTGGATGACAGTGGGACTGTCACTCTGGATGAGTGGGTGAAGGGAGGCATGAACAATGTGCCCTTACTTGTTCTACTTGGACTGAAG GTGACTGAAAGGGATGGGCAGCATATTTGGAGGATGAAGCATTTTAACAAGCCAACCTATTGTGGCGTGTGTGAGAACATGCTGCTTGGCCTGGGGAAGCAGGGACTCTGCTGCACCT gttGCAAGTATACTGTCCACAATCAGTGTGCCAACAagaaccctgaaccctgtgctCCTACCTTTGTGAAATCCAAACATGAGATAGGT GTAGCTGCTCATGATTGGATCAGAACTGACTGTAACTCCACCAAATGTCAGAGCTGCCACAAGAAGGTCAAACACTTATCTGGGAGGCAATGCGTGTGGTGCCAGGAGATG CGGCATGATGAGTGTATTTACTCTGGCTTAACAACATGTGATTGTGGGCTTCTGAAAGATCATATACTACCTCCATGGGCTATATATGCCATCTCAAGG GACGAGGACACCAGCTTGTTAAATGTCACTCCCGATGGTCACATCCTGCAG attGTTCCAGTGCCAGGCACCCACCCTTTGCTGGTGTTTGTCAACCCAAAAAGTGGAGGAAAGCAGGGTGAAAA AGTACTTAGGAAGTTTCAGTACATGCTTAACCCTCGTCAAGTCTACAACTTGTCCACTGGAGGTCCTGCACCAGG ACTGCACTTCTTCCGTAATCTGCAAGAATACAGAATCTTGGCATGTGGAGGAGACGGCACTGTTGGGTGGCTCCTGGATGCTATAG ACAGAGAAAGCCTGAAGGTGCGTCCTCCGATTGCTATCCTGCCCTTGGGCACTGGGAATGACCTGGCCCGTTGTCTGCGCTGGGGCGGAG GCTACGAGGGGGCAGACTTGAAAGACATCCTGAAGGACATTGAAGCAAGTGAGTTGGTTCAAATGGACCGCTGGAGCATCCAGGTGATTCCAAACGACACCCAAGAGGCAGGAGACCCTGTGCCCTATGAGCTCATTAACAACTACTTCTCTGTTGGGGTG GATGCCTCAATCGCTCATCGTTTCCATTCCATGAGAGAGAAATATCCCCAGAGGTTCAACAGCAG GATGAAGAACAAACTTTGGTATTTTGAGTTTGCCACTTCTGAGACGCTCTCCTCTTCTTGTAAGAGGCTGGAGGACTGTCTCAAAATCGAA TGTTGTGGGAAACCTCTGGACTTGAGCATGTCTCTGGAGGGCATTGCTGTCCTTAACATACCCAGCATGCATGGAGGTTCAAACCTCTGGGGTGAGTCCAAGAAGCCTGACAGTGTGCCTCAGCTTGATCAAAGTGCCATCATCACGGACCCTGAACTTCTTAAATCAATCTCACAAG ACATAAGTGATAAACGTTTGGAGGTGGTGGGGCTGGAGGGAGCCATTGAGATGGGACAGATCTACACTGGATTGAAGAGCGCTGGGCACAGACTGGCGCAGACTCCCCAAATTACCATCAG AACAACAAAAGCCCTGCCCATGCAGATCGATGGGGAGCCCTGGATGCAACCTCCATGCACT ATCCACATAACTCACAAGAACCAAGCGAACATGTTGATGGCTCCACAAGCAAAACCAACCGGCTTCTTTCATCTGAAATAG